The Pseudofrankia inefficax genome window below encodes:
- a CDS encoding histidinol-phosphate transaminase has translation MRVSARRPDETTSTDRPWRPVTLDSLPLRDDLRGRSPYGAPQLDVAVRLNTNENPYAPSAELVDALGKASTLAATEANRYPEREAEALRADLAYYLTPDAGFGLHTSQLWAANGSNEVLQQLLQAFGGPGRRALGFEPSYSMHRLISLATATQWIAEDRSDDYTIDPVAAADAVRRHQPSVVFLCSPNNPTATALPLDVVKAVCVAAEEIGGCMVVVDEAYGEFRRSGVPSALTLLPEQPKLVVTRTMSKAFALAGARVGYLAAHPAVVDALQLVRLPYHLSSFTQAVARTALAHADELLGTVEAVKAQRDRIVDELPTLGVRVVPSDANFVLFGLFSDQRAVWQGLLDAGVLVRDLGLPGWLRVTAGLPGEMDAFVNALRAVLAASPSLLAGE, from the coding sequence GTGCGGGTCAGCGCCCGGCGCCCGGACGAGACGACGTCGACGGACCGGCCCTGGCGGCCGGTGACCCTCGACAGCCTGCCGCTGCGCGACGACCTGCGCGGCCGGTCGCCGTACGGCGCGCCCCAGCTGGACGTCGCCGTGCGGCTGAACACCAACGAGAACCCGTACGCCCCGTCGGCCGAGCTGGTGGACGCGCTGGGCAAGGCCTCGACGCTCGCGGCCACGGAGGCCAACCGCTACCCGGAGCGGGAGGCCGAGGCGCTGCGCGCCGACCTGGCCTACTACCTGACCCCGGACGCCGGCTTCGGGCTGCACACCAGCCAGCTCTGGGCGGCCAACGGCTCCAACGAGGTCCTCCAGCAGCTGCTGCAGGCGTTCGGTGGCCCGGGCCGGCGCGCGCTCGGCTTCGAGCCGTCGTACTCGATGCACCGGCTGATCTCGCTGGCCACGGCGACCCAGTGGATCGCCGAGGACCGGTCCGACGACTACACGATCGACCCGGTCGCCGCGGCCGACGCGGTCCGCCGCCACCAGCCGTCCGTGGTGTTCCTGTGCTCGCCGAACAACCCGACGGCCACCGCGCTGCCGCTGGACGTCGTCAAGGCGGTCTGCGTCGCGGCCGAGGAGATCGGCGGCTGCATGGTCGTCGTCGACGAGGCCTACGGCGAGTTCCGCCGGTCGGGGGTGCCCAGCGCGCTGACGCTGCTGCCCGAGCAGCCGAAGCTGGTCGTCACCCGGACGATGAGCAAGGCGTTCGCGCTGGCCGGCGCCCGGGTCGGCTACCTGGCCGCGCACCCGGCCGTCGTCGACGCGCTGCAGCTCGTCCGGCTGCCGTACCACCTGTCGTCGTTCACCCAGGCGGTGGCGCGGACCGCGCTCGCGCACGCCGACGAGCTGCTCGGCACCGTCGAGGCGGTCAAGGCCCAGCGCGACCGGATCGTGGACGAGCTGCCGACGCTCGGCGTGCGGGTCGTCCCGTCGGACGCGAACTTCGTGCTGTTCGGGCTGTTCAGCGACCAGCGCGCGGTCTGGCAGGGGCTGCTGGACGCCGGTGTGCTGGTCCGGGACCTCGGCCTGCCCGGCTGGCTGCGGGTCACCGCCGGCCTGCCCGGCGAGATGGACGCGTTCGTCAACGCGCTGCGCGCCGTGCTGGCCGCCAGCCCGTCGCTGCTGGCGGGGGAGTAG
- a CDS encoding bis-aminopropyl spermidine synthase family protein translates to MTSGDRPATDAPPADGPARLAELLGAYGPYGRPLRSLLVRLVTATPLDGEAGSAGVGRLVRAVGLPRRTVEEVLAALGDDVVEDPRSGPRLRPDRVDAYRPFLTPGRPGSLGPADEGPEPDRRAAHDDLSALIAAAPRPRADLDHVAATATTALARAVWLRDTYDLAGARLLCAGDHDLTSLAAASLIPGLRVTVVDVDEELLDFVGEQAARRRLPVQTLFADLRFGLPPSVAGDADLVFTDPPYTPDGVALFCARGAEALRDRERGRVLLAYGFSDRTPTLGWKVQRALSDAGFVIEAMLPGFHAYDGAEAIGARADHYVCRPTPHTWRQLDRSTGPWAGQTAIYTRGRAALESAAAPVALAGPPVAILRDAAAEAAGGPDGAELRLVVVADALPAELAGAGHTRLATLLAKGLPAAKGPRRVAVAADLTDDPGGWLPRLLLAANADGVAALVRADHPVLAPGQPAPAAGQPLLAAKWCPRPPRPAGSSQDRAEPLWVVSYTAVDADQSRRVPGSDAGRLSRYLLDRAHGRVGNVWREGLVRLAREATGAELSRREAGERVTAALAGGPAVADVLAARLVDLPGRTLAAVLTAAAATADAVIADTGTAGADAYAVGAGAAATGPETHLAATTATPRGRARASEEDRP, encoded by the coding sequence GTGACCTCCGGCGATCGACCCGCCACCGACGCGCCGCCGGCGGACGGCCCGGCCCGGTTGGCCGAGCTGCTCGGCGCCTACGGCCCCTACGGCCGGCCGCTGCGGTCCCTGCTCGTCCGGCTGGTCACCGCGACCCCGCTGGACGGCGAGGCGGGCTCGGCCGGCGTGGGCCGGCTGGTGCGGGCCGTCGGGCTGCCCCGGCGGACTGTCGAGGAGGTGCTCGCGGCCCTGGGTGACGACGTGGTCGAGGACCCGCGGAGCGGGCCGCGGCTACGCCCCGACCGGGTGGACGCCTACCGCCCGTTCCTCACCCCGGGCCGGCCCGGCTCGCTGGGGCCGGCCGACGAGGGGCCGGAGCCCGACCGGCGCGCCGCCCACGACGACCTGAGCGCGCTGATCGCCGCGGCGCCACGGCCACGGGCCGATCTCGACCACGTGGCGGCGACCGCGACGACCGCGCTGGCCAGGGCGGTCTGGCTGCGCGACACCTACGACCTCGCCGGGGCGCGGCTGCTCTGCGCCGGCGACCACGACCTGACCTCACTCGCCGCCGCCAGCCTCATCCCGGGCCTGCGGGTCACCGTCGTCGACGTCGACGAAGAACTGCTCGACTTCGTCGGCGAGCAGGCGGCGCGCCGCCGGCTGCCCGTCCAGACGCTGTTCGCCGACCTGCGGTTCGGCCTGCCGCCGTCGGTCGCCGGCGACGCGGACCTCGTGTTCACCGACCCGCCGTACACCCCGGACGGGGTCGCGCTGTTCTGCGCGCGCGGTGCCGAGGCGCTGCGCGACCGCGAGCGCGGCCGGGTGCTGCTGGCCTACGGGTTCTCCGACCGGACGCCCACGCTCGGCTGGAAGGTCCAGCGGGCCCTGTCCGACGCCGGGTTCGTGATCGAGGCCATGCTGCCCGGGTTCCACGCCTACGACGGCGCCGAGGCGATCGGCGCCCGCGCGGACCACTACGTCTGCCGCCCGACGCCGCACACCTGGCGCCAACTGGACCGTTCCACCGGCCCCTGGGCCGGCCAGACCGCGATCTACACGCGGGGCCGGGCCGCTCTGGAGTCCGCCGCGGCGCCGGTCGCCCTGGCCGGCCCGCCCGTCGCCATCCTGCGGGACGCCGCGGCCGAAGCAGCCGGTGGCCCGGACGGCGCGGAGCTTCGGCTGGTGGTCGTGGCGGACGCCCTGCCGGCCGAACTGGCGGGCGCCGGCCACACCCGGCTGGCGACGCTGCTCGCGAAGGGCCTGCCGGCGGCGAAGGGGCCGCGCCGGGTCGCCGTCGCGGCCGACCTGACCGACGACCCAGGCGGCTGGCTGCCCAGGCTGCTGCTGGCGGCCAACGCCGACGGCGTGGCCGCGCTCGTCCGGGCCGACCATCCGGTGCTGGCCCCGGGGCAGCCGGCGCCGGCCGCCGGGCAGCCGCTGCTCGCGGCGAAGTGGTGCCCGCGGCCGCCGCGCCCGGCCGGCTCCAGCCAGGACCGGGCCGAGCCGCTGTGGGTGGTCTCCTACACCGCCGTCGACGCCGATCAGAGCCGGCGGGTTCCCGGCTCTGATGCGGGCCGGCTGTCGCGGTACCTGCTGGACCGCGCGCACGGCCGGGTCGGCAACGTCTGGCGCGAGGGCCTCGTGCGGCTCGCCCGCGAGGCGACGGGCGCCGAACTGTCCCGTCGCGAGGCCGGCGAGCGGGTCACGGCCGCGCTGGCCGGCGGGCCCGCCGTGGCCGACGTGCTGGCCGCCCGGCTGGTCGACCTGCCGGGCCGGACGCTGGCCGCCGTCCTGACCGCCGCGGCCGCGACCGCCGACGCCGTCATCGCCGACACTGGAACAGCCGGTGCCGACGCCTACGCGGTGGGCGCCGGCGCCGCGGCGACCGGGCCCGAAACCCACCTGGCGGCGACCACGGCCACCCCGCGCGGCCGCGCGCGGGCGAGCGAGGAGGACCGACCGTGA
- the hisD gene encoding histidinol dehydrogenase, producing MWRRLDLRGDAATVTKLSPVEIRRRLPRAALDVDVAVETVQPICDDIRDRGDAAVLEYTERFDQVRPAGLRVPAEALRRALDELDPAVRDALVEAIRRTRVVHRAQLREAVTVEVAPGTTVTEKWVPVDRVGLYVPGGRVAYPSSVVMNVVPAQEAGVGSLAVASPPQRDLSGPGGTPGPRDGLPHPVVLAACQLLEVDEVYSVGGAQAVAMFAYGTESCPPVDLVTGPGNVYVAAAKRLLRGIVGIDAEAGPTEVAILADHTADPAYVAADLIAQAEHDPLAACLLVSSSADLADAVEVELGKQVPATRHRERVEEALNGQGAIVLVDDVDAGLRVVDAWAAEHLEIQTENAAAVAARVRHAGAVFVGPYAPVPLGDYLAGSNHVLPTGATARHSSGLAVGAFQRQVHVVECTKEALAAVAPRIAALGAAEDLLAHVDAVEVRSQ from the coding sequence GTGTGGAGAAGGCTGGACCTGCGCGGCGACGCCGCCACCGTGACCAAGCTGTCACCCGTCGAGATCCGGCGGCGGCTGCCGCGCGCCGCGCTCGACGTCGACGTGGCGGTCGAGACGGTGCAGCCGATCTGTGACGACATCCGGGACCGGGGCGACGCCGCCGTCCTGGAGTACACCGAGCGGTTCGACCAGGTTCGCCCCGCCGGCCTGCGCGTGCCGGCCGAGGCGCTGCGCCGCGCGCTCGACGAGCTCGACCCGGCGGTCCGGGACGCGCTGGTCGAGGCGATCCGGCGGACCCGCGTGGTCCACCGAGCCCAGCTGCGCGAGGCGGTGACGGTCGAGGTCGCGCCGGGTACGACCGTCACCGAGAAGTGGGTGCCGGTCGACCGGGTCGGGCTGTACGTGCCGGGCGGGCGGGTCGCGTACCCGAGCAGCGTGGTGATGAACGTGGTGCCGGCGCAGGAGGCCGGGGTCGGCTCGCTCGCCGTCGCCTCCCCGCCCCAGCGCGACCTGTCCGGCCCGGGCGGAACCCCCGGCCCCAGGGACGGCCTGCCGCACCCGGTCGTCCTCGCCGCCTGCCAGCTGCTGGAGGTCGACGAGGTCTACTCCGTCGGCGGCGCCCAGGCGGTCGCGATGTTCGCCTACGGCACCGAGAGCTGCCCGCCGGTCGACCTGGTCACCGGGCCGGGCAACGTGTACGTCGCCGCGGCCAAGCGGCTGCTGCGGGGGATCGTGGGCATCGACGCCGAGGCCGGGCCGACCGAGGTCGCGATCCTCGCCGACCACACCGCCGACCCGGCCTACGTGGCCGCCGACCTGATCGCCCAGGCCGAGCACGACCCGCTGGCGGCCTGCCTGCTGGTCAGCTCCTCGGCCGACCTCGCCGACGCCGTCGAGGTCGAGCTGGGCAAGCAGGTGCCGGCGACCCGCCACCGCGAGCGGGTCGAGGAGGCGCTGAACGGCCAGGGCGCCATCGTGCTCGTCGACGACGTCGACGCCGGTCTGCGGGTCGTCGACGCCTGGGCCGCCGAGCACCTGGAGATCCAGACCGAGAACGCGGCGGCGGTCGCCGCCCGGGTCAGGCACGCCGGCGCGGTGTTCGTCGGCCCGTACGCGCCCGTCCCGCTCGGCGACTACCTCGCCGGCTCCAACCATGTGCTGCCCACCGGCGCGACCGCCCGCCACTCCAGCGGGCTGGCCGTCGGCGCCTTCCAGCGCCAGGTGCACGTCGTCGAGTGCACGAAGGAAGCACTCGCGGCCGTCGCGCCGCGCATCGCCGCGCTCGGCGCGGCCGAGGACCTGCTTGCCCACGTCGACGCGGTGGAGGTGCGCTCTCAATGA
- the hisB gene encoding imidazoleglycerol-phosphate dehydratase HisB produces the protein MAGTRTARIERKTLESDVLVELDLDGAGVCSVETGVGFYDHMLAQLGKHGGFDLTVRTRGDLHIDAHHTVEDTSIAFGEALRAALGDKVGIRRFGDAMVPLDEALVQVAVDLSGRPYCVHVEPDLAPMIGSYDTTLTRHIFESMTAAARIALHVRVLSGRNAHHVVEAQFKAVARAMRDAVAYDARVTGVPSTKGVL, from the coding sequence ATGGCAGGAACGCGGACCGCCCGGATCGAGCGCAAGACGCTGGAGTCGGACGTTCTGGTCGAGCTGGACCTCGACGGGGCGGGCGTCTGCTCCGTCGAGACCGGCGTGGGCTTCTACGACCACATGCTCGCCCAGCTCGGCAAGCACGGCGGCTTCGACCTGACCGTGCGGACCAGGGGCGACCTGCACATCGACGCCCACCACACCGTCGAGGACACCTCGATCGCGTTCGGCGAGGCGCTGCGGGCCGCCCTCGGGGACAAGGTCGGCATCCGCCGGTTCGGTGACGCGATGGTGCCGCTGGACGAGGCGCTGGTGCAGGTGGCCGTCGACCTGTCCGGGCGGCCGTACTGCGTGCACGTCGAGCCGGACCTCGCACCGATGATCGGCAGCTACGACACGACGCTGACCCGGCACATCTTCGAGTCGATGACCGCGGCGGCGCGGATCGCTCTGCACGTGCGGGTGCTGTCCGGGCGCAACGCCCATCACGTCGTCGAGGCGCAGTTCAAGGCGGTCGCCCGCGCGATGCGTGACGCGGTGGCCTACGACGCCCGGGTCACCGGGGTGCCCTCGACCAAGGGCGTCCTGTGA
- a CDS encoding response regulator transcription factor translates to MTARVLDLAPPETAADHAVVLVVEDDDAVGVQLVRGLVRAGYTATRVATGTAALAAVEGPTPPDLVLLDLGLPDLDGTEVCRRIRAHGDTPVIVVTARGDEPDRVEVLDLGGDDYLVKPFGFAELLARIRAVRRRFARAEALVDAARAATSGATPVLADDEAPAPRDIEPDVAGAAGGGLDPDVIRHGTLVVDRRTRRITLAGRPVAATAREFDLLAYLAADPGRVRTRREIFQEIWGPWFGSTKVLDVHIGSLRRKLGRPELIETVYGVGFRLADPAEPAG, encoded by the coding sequence ATGACGGCTCGGGTGCTGGATCTGGCGCCACCGGAGACCGCCGCGGACCACGCGGTGGTGCTGGTGGTCGAGGACGACGACGCGGTCGGCGTCCAGCTGGTGCGCGGGCTGGTCCGCGCCGGCTACACGGCGACACGGGTCGCCACCGGGACCGCGGCGCTGGCCGCGGTCGAGGGGCCCACCCCGCCGGACCTCGTCCTGCTCGACCTGGGCCTGCCGGACCTGGACGGCACCGAGGTCTGCCGGCGGATCCGCGCCCACGGCGACACCCCGGTGATCGTGGTGACGGCCCGGGGCGACGAGCCCGACCGGGTCGAGGTGCTCGACTTGGGCGGCGACGACTACCTCGTCAAGCCGTTCGGGTTCGCCGAGTTGCTGGCCAGGATCCGCGCGGTCCGCCGCCGGTTCGCCCGCGCGGAGGCCCTCGTCGACGCGGCCCGCGCGGCGACCTCCGGCGCCACCCCCGTGCTGGCCGACGACGAGGCGCCGGCACCCCGCGACATCGAGCCGGACGTCGCGGGCGCGGCCGGGGGCGGCCTGGACCCGGATGTCATCCGGCACGGCACCCTGGTCGTGGACCGGCGGACCCGGCGGATCACGCTGGCCGGCCGGCCGGTGGCCGCCACCGCCCGCGAGTTCGACCTGCTGGCGTACCTGGCCGCCGACCCGGGTCGGGTCCGCACCCGCCGGGAGATCTTCCAGGAGATCTGGGGCCCGTGGTTCGGCTCGACGAAGGTGCTCGACGTCCACATCGGGTCGCTGCGGCGCAAGCTCGGCCGGCCCGAGCTGATCGAGACCGTCTACGGCGTCGGCTTCCGGCTGGCCGACCCGGCCGAGCCGGCCGGCTGA